One Neodiprion pinetum isolate iyNeoPine1 chromosome 1, iyNeoPine1.2, whole genome shotgun sequence genomic window carries:
- the LOC124221561 gene encoding 2-acylglycerol O-acyltransferase 2-A, with amino-acid sequence MELLGVKFAPLNTPLERRLQTLAAAAWIMMLVFGGFTSCVITALLLIYTSVVRYFLLVYLAWVFFIDRETCERGGRSDSWILWMRNHAWWHYFCAYFPIKLVKTADLDPSKNYLLCTFPHGVLCTGAFGAFATDVLGFHKLYPGLRVRMLTLGQHFNMPLFREFVYSFGACSASARSIEHLVSVPGGGRATVLAVGGASESLKCKPGTYRVILKRRKGFVRIALKHGAPLVPVFSFGETDLYSQVDNPEGSLLRYLQEMLRKFTGIAPVLPIGRGLFQYSFGIVPRRRPVTVVVGAALNVPKISEPTREQIDEYQKKFIEKLVELFETHKHHYLPNPENTHLIID; translated from the exons ATGGAACTTCTCGGAGTAAAGTTTGCTCCGTTGAACACGCCGCTCGAGAGGCGCCTTCAGACTCTGGCTGCCGCCGCGTGGATAATGATGCTGGTATTCGGCGGTTTCACCTCTTGTGTGATAACCGCGTTGCTTTTGATTTACACAAGTGTGGTTCGATACTTCCTCCTCGTTTATCTTGCCTGGGTCTTCTTCATCGATCGAGAAACGTGCGAGAGAGGCGGCCGGAG CGATTCGTGGATCCTCTGGATGCGGAACCACGCCTGGTGGCACTATTTCTGCGCATACTTTCCCATAAAGTTGGTTAAAACCGCGGACTTGGATCCGTCGAAGAATTACCTCCTGTGTACGTTTCCTCACGGTGTGTTGTGCACCGGAGCTTTCGGAGCTTTTGCCACCGATGTCCTCGGCTTTCACAAACTCTACCCAGGACTTCGGGTCCGGATGCTGACTCTGGGTCAACATTTCAACATGCCCCTCTTCAGGGAGTTCGTCTACAGTTTTG GCGCTTGCAGCGCGAGTGCCAGAAGCATAGAACATTTGGTCTCCGTACCCGGAGGCGGCAGAGCGACTGTTCTAGCCGTTGGTGGTGCTTCGGAATCACTCAAGTGCAAACCTGGTACGTATCGGGTAATATTGAAGCGGCGAAAGGGGTTCGTCAGGATCGCTCTGAAGCACGG AGCACCTTTGGTCCCAGTGTTTTCATTCGGAGAAACGGACCTCTACAGTCAAGTCGATAATCCCGAAGGATCGTTACTGAGGTATCTGCAAGAGATGCTGAGAAAATTCACGGGGATCGCACCTGTTTTGCCGATCGGACGAGGcctttttcaatattcattcgGTATCGTGCCTCGCAGAAGGCCAGTCACGGTGGTCG TCGGAGCAGCGTTGAACGTGCCAAAAATTAGCGAACCAACCCGCGAGCAGATAGACGAGTACCAAAAAAAGttcattgaaaaattggtCGAACTCTTCGAAACGCACAAACATCATTACTTGCCAAATCCGGAAAATACTCATTTAATAATTGATTGA
- the cn gene encoding kynurenine 3-monooxygenase, which yields MTTVESSSLKVAIIGGGLVGALEACFFAKRGHNVRLYEYREDIRLVEEIRGRSINLALSARGRAALREVGLEDLLVKDHGIPMRARMIHGKDCSLTEILYDPVNKNCIYSVNRRYLNEVLLNAAEKYPNVRLYFNKKLVSADLERGKMTFLDRKTSEEEETSADLIVGADGAFSTVRRIMTKRPLYNFSQTYIEHGYMELCIPAKDDGKFAMAKNNLHIWPRGEFMMIALPNQDGSYTVTLFAPFETFNSLNTARKLLDFFREQFPDAVPLLGEDKLTEDFFSNKPLPLISIKCRPFHVQSSALIIGDAAHAMVPFYGQGMNTGFEDCLILDRLFETHRSDLSKVLPAFSEARCTDSHVICDLAMYNYIEMRDLVNKKSFIVRKHLDTFLYWLLPNTWVPLYNSVHFSRIPFHKCTANRSWQEKIIRRGAYFLITIIFAVLVGILSGQRIIKF from the exons ATGACAACAGTAGAGTCATCGTCCCTTAAGGTCGCAATCATAGGTGGTGGTTTG GTAGGAGCCCTCGAGGCATGTTTTTTTGCCAAACGAGGCCACAATGTTCGCCTCTACGAGTATCGTGAAG ACATTCGGCTTGTGGAAGAAATTCGCGGCAGGAGCATAAATCTCGCTCTCTCCGCTCGCGGTAGAGCAGCACTTCGCGAAGTTGGTCTTGAAGACCTGCTGGTTAAGGATCACGGAATCCCGATGCGAGCCCGAATGATACACGGCAAGGATTGCAGCCTAACTGAGATACTGTACGATCCGGTCAATAAGAAT TGTATATACTCCGTCAACAGAAGATATCTGAATGAGGTTTTGCTGAATG CTGCGGAAAAGTATCCAAACGTAAGATTATACTTCAACAAGAAGCTCGTGAGTGCTGATCTGGAACGTGGAAAGATGACATTTTTAGA TCGTAAGACGTCGGAGGAAGAAGAGACCTCGGCTGATTTGATCGTCGGAGCTGACGGAGCGTTTTCGACGGTACGAAGGATCATGACGAAAAGGCCGCTTTACAATTTCAGCCAAACTTACATCGAACACGGATACATGGAGCTGTGCATACCGGCTAAAGATGATGGAAAG TTCGCCATGGCGAAAAACAATCTTCACATTTGGCCCCGGGGTGAGTTCATGATGATCGCACTGCCGAATCAGGACGGATCTTACACTGTGACCCTTTTCGCACCCTTCGAGACATTCAATAGTCTCAATACGGCTCGGAAGCTGCTCGACTTCTTCAGGGAACAGTTTCCGGACGCAGTGCCGTTGCTCGGTGAAGACAAGCTGACCGAAGACTTTTTCAGCAACAAGCCGCTTCCTCTGATCTCTATCAAG TGTCGACCCTTCCACGTTCAAAGTTCAGCCCTCATAATCGGGGACGCTGCTCACGCGATGGTTCCTTTCTACGGCCAAGGAATGAACACC GGCTTCGAGGACTGCCTGATTCTCGACAGACTCTTCGAAACACATCGCTCAGATTTGAGCAAGGTTTTACCCGCCTTCTCCGAAGCCAGGTGTACGGATAGCCACGTTATCTGCGATCTGGCGATGTACAATTACATCGAG ATGCGAGATTTGGTGaacaaaaaatctttcatcgTACGAAAACACTTGGACACTTTTCTCTACTGGCTATTGCCAAATACGTGGGTGCCACTTTACAACTCCGTCCACTTTTCAAGAATCCCTTTTCACAAATGCACCGCCAACCGTTCCTGGCAAGAGAAG ATCATCCGACGGGGTGCTTACTTTTTAATCACCATTATTTTTGCTGTACTTGTCGGGATTTTAAGTGGACAACggataatcaaattttga